The Flavobacterium sp. CBA20B-1 genome includes the window AATATGTAAACGAAACTATTTTAACGCTTCGTTCGTATTTGATTTTTGATATAATTGAAGATTTAAAAAAACAAATTCACGAAAACCCTGAAAAAGCACGTGATTTATTAGCCGATATTGTTGATTATAACAATTTAAAACACACTTTTTCTACCCAACTAGGAAGAGTAATGTCGAGGTTTAGTTAAAATCTGAAACTTCTATTATTTCTGTTTTAACTGAGTATACTTTTATTCCTAATTTATCAATTGCTTCTATATATTTTTTAGAAACAAATAGTTCTGTTGTATCATTTTTAAACTGCTTCCAGAAATACTAATACTCCCTGAAACGTTTACATGATACTTTTTTAATATTGATATTAAACTATCAGTATTTGTTGTTTTTATATAAACTTCATCTTCTGATTCGAATTCACCAGCTCCGCTACCTTGATAAAATTCAAATTCATTTCTAAAAAATTCAAGGTGTTCTCTATTGTTTTCAGTTAACCAATCTAATTTCAAAGCTTTATTAAGTCGGTTTACTGCTTGTTCCTTTTTCCCAGACAAAGTTTCTAACATTGCGTAATTTACAAGATCATTCAATTCCAATTCGTTATTGATATTTGCAGGTAATTTTGTTAATGCAAGTGCTTTCTTATAATTTTCAATTGCTTTATTCGTTTGCTTGCTATAATCGTAAAGGTTACCTTTTGTTTGATAAAAATTCATGGTGTTTTTTTGTTCTGATGGAATTTTATCTAATATTTCAAAGGCTTTATTTAAACTATCCTGTTCAGTATAAATACCAATTAACTGATGTCTTACTGAAAAATCTGTCGGATCAATTTCCAAAGCTTTTGCAAGATGTTCTTTTGCCTTTTCAAGATCATTATTCATTCTGTAATCAATTGCTTTGTTATTCAGTTCAACTGCGAGTTTTTTGTCTGCTTCCGAAATTGATTTTTTACATCCAAGAAATATTAAAGCTAAAAGTAAAATATAATTGTATTTCATATTGGTTATCTTAATTAAATTACATCTAAACAACTCTGCCAAAGTTTAAAACTTTGGTAGAGTTTTATTTAATAGAGCTAAAAAAAATCCTCCTAAAACTTTACCTCATCAGTAATTTCACAAACCGGAATCGGGTTCATTTTATGTTGATTGATTGTATGTAAACGCTTGTAAATCTTAAAAACTTCTAATTCACGTCCTGTTAAATCAGCTTCGGTTTTCCCAGCAGCATCGGCATGCATTGCCGCTTCTAGCTCATCATAATTCGCGCCTAACTGATCTTCGTCTGAACGATCATCGCCAAACAAACCATCGGTAGGTTTTGCTTTGATGATATTTTGCGTAATTCCTAAATAAGCTGCCAAAGTTCGCACTTCCGATTTCATTAAATCGGCAATCGGACTTAAATCAACCCCGCCATCACCGTATTTTGTAAAAAATCCAACACCAAAATCCTCTACTTTATTTCCTGTTCCGGCTACCAAAAACCCGTTGATTCCTGCGAAATAATACAAAGTAGTCATGCGTAAACGGGCACGCGTATTGGCTAAAGTTAAATTTTGTAACGTTTGGTTTTCGGTTTTTGGCAAATTATCGCTCATTAAATCGAAAGTAGGTGTTAAATCAGCAACGGTATCACGTACATTTGGATATAAATCTTTTAAAAAAGCAATATGCTCTTTCCCGCGCGATACCTGACTTGCAGCCTGATGTATCGGCATTTCAACACACAACGTAGGCAAGCCGGTTTTAGCACATAAAGTGGAAACCAAAGCAGAATCAATTCCGCCCGAAATTCCCACCACAAAGCCTTTCACTTTGGCTGTTTCAGCATAGTTTTTTAGCCATTGAACAATATGATTTACTATTTTTTCAGAATTTAATTTTTTATATTCCATTGCAATTTTCGTTTAAGTATCTTTGTGCATTAAAATTATAAAATCTCATACGTTTTACGATGAAAAATACATTTTATTTATTGTTTTGTTCGTTATTTTTTGTTGCATGTGAAAAAGAAAATACCGTTCGAGATGAAATTCTCGCTATTCCTGTGGAAGCAAAAATAGAACGTTTCGACCAAGAATTCATGCAAACAACACCAGAAAGTTTTGACCGTTTAAAACAAAAATATCCCTATCTACTAACTGCTAGTACGCCTGATTCGGTTTGGTTTAAAAAGAAAAACGACAGTTTGTTCGGTGAATTGTATAAAGAAACCCAAGACAAATTTAAAGACGTTTCTGAATTACAAAAAGAACTTTCCCTACTTTTCAAACATATTAAATATTATTTTCCCAACGAAAACCCTGGAAAAGTGGTCACGGTATTGTCGGAAGTTGATATAATGAGTCGTGCTATTTACGCCGATTCTATTGCTGTAATTTCTTTGGATACTTATTTGGGAAAAGACCATAAATTCTATGTAGATTTTGACAGCTATACCTTAGGCGATTTTGAACCGAACCGAATTGTGGTGGATTTAGCAGAACATTTTGCCGCTCAAAAAATAGCTGCACCACAAGAACGCACCTTTATCAGTCAAATGATTTATTGGGGAAAAATTATGTATTTTAAAGAACAATTGTTGCCAGAAGTGAACGATGCTTTAAAAATGAATTACACCCCAGAACAAATGCAGTGGATACAAGCAAACGAAGCCCAAGTGTGGAAATATTTTGTAGAAAGTAAATATTTATATGACAACGATGTGAAACTCATTGCACGGTTTATTCAGCGAGCACCATTTTCTAAGTTTTATTTAGAACTAGACCAAGAATCGCCAGGTAGTGTGGGTGTATATATTGGCTGGCAAATTGTGCGTTCGTATATGAAAAATAATAATGTAACTTTGCAAGAATTGGCATTGAAAGATGCTAAAACCATTTTCGACGAATCTAAATATAAACCTAAAAAATAATGGCAAACAACACCTCTGAAATTAAAATAAACATCACGGTTGATGAAAATAAAGTTCCCGAAGACATCCGTTGGACTGCGAACGATGGCGGCATAGCAAACGAACAAGCAAAGGCAATGCTTTTATCAATCTGGGATAGTAAAGTGCAGGAAACACTGCGTATTGATTTATGGACAAAAGAAATGCCTGTTGATGAAATGAAAGTGTTTTTTCATCAAACTTTAGTGGCAATGGCAGATACGTTTGAACGTGCAACCGACGACAAAAAAATGAGCGATACCATGCGCGATTTCTGTGCGTATTTCGCAGAAAAATTAGAACTTCATAAAAAGTAAGATCCATAGAAGCAATTATGAAAAAACCGGCTTTTAAAATGAAACTTTCGCTGATTGTTTTCATAATAAGCTTATTTACAACTATTTATTGGCTAATTGCGTTTAACATAAACGTTTACGGCTACGCATTTACAGGAGCTATTTTTGATCTAACTTCTTTTTTGCTAATGATTAGTTTATACACGTTGCCTTTTTTAATAATTGCACTAATTTTTCGTTTAAAACAAAGAACTCCTAAATTACATTTTGTTAGTTTAGCACTTCTTTTATTTATGCTGATTTTGATATTTACTGTTTATCAGTAGAATTTTACTTTTTTTATAAAACACTTCAATTTTCGGGTAAAAATAACTTTGTATCTTTGCACAAACAACACACACAATGAGAAATACACTAATTGCTCCTTCGGTTTTGGCTGCCGATTTTGCAAACTTACAACGCGATGTTGAAATGATTAACAACAGCGCGGCCGACTGGTTTCATATTGATATTATGGACGGCGTTTTTGTTCCAAACATTTCCTTTGGTATGCCGGTTTTGGCTGCTATCAACAAATATGCTAAAAAAACAATCGATGTACATTTAATGATTGTAGATCCAGACCGATACATTGAAACTTTTAAAAATTTAGGTGCCGATGTGCTAACGGTTCATTATGAAGCCTGCACGCACCTTCATCGTTCGTTGCAAGCGATTAAAGCAGCGGGCATGAAAGCGGGGGTAGCTATTAACCCACACACCAATGTGGCTTTATTAGAAGACGTGATCAACGATATAGATTTAGTTTGTATCATGAGCGTGAACCCAGGTTTTGGCGGGCAATCGTTTATTGAAAATACGTATAAAAAAGTGCAGCAACTTAAAGAGCTTATTGTTAAAAACAATGCCAGAACTTTAATAGAAATCGATGGTGGTGTAACCGACAAAAACGCTGCAGATTTAGTAAAAGCAGGCGCCGATGTTTTAGTTGCCGGCAGTTTTGTGTTTAATGCCCAAGACCCTATTGCAACAATAGAGAATTTAAAAAACATTACAAGTATATAACAAAAAGACTTCCAAAAAACGGAAGTCTTTTTGTTAGCACATACATAAACTTTTGTTAATTTTTTTATTATATTTGACATATAAACCTTAAAAATTAACATAATGAAAAAGTTTATTTTAACCTTACTAATACTTGTGCCTTTTGCAATAAAGGCGCAAGTTACATTGATACCCGATCAAAATTTTGAAAATTATTTGGTACATTGGGGATATGATAGCGATGGATTGATAAATGGACAGATTTTAACTAGTGACGCACTAACAGTTACCGAATTAGATTTTATAAACAAAAGCCCCAATAATATTTCATGGATTGATTTAGATGGATTTAATGATTTTGCTAATTTAGAGATACTTAAAGTTCAATACGGGGCCACAAACATAAGTTTTGCGAATTTATCAAATCTAAAAAATATATATTTAGATAACTGTGACCTAACTTCTTTTGATGCAACACCTTTAAGTTCTTTAGAAGAATTGATACTTGAATGCTCAAGCCTAGATGTTCCACCAAGAGAAATTCGAGAATTAGATTTTAGCAACAGCCCTAATTTTAACTACCTCAACGTACGAGAATTAAGCTATTTAGAACGAATTAGTTTGCGAAACAACCAAGCTAGCTCCGTGTCCATTATTTTGTATGGAGGTGCAGATCCGAACCTATGTATCGAAGTTGATAACCCTTTAGATGCAACAAACAATTTGCCACCATATAATAATTGGTCCATTACATGGGATGGTGTACATGACTATACTAATTTCTATTTCAGCGATTTGTGTACATTAAGCTTAGAAAAATTTGTAAATGAAAATTTCAAAATATACCCAAATCCAGCAACCGATTATGTGGCAGTTGAACAAAAAACAACCGATGGTGTCCATCTGCAAGCTGTTCAAATTTTAGATAGTTCCGGCAAATTGGTGCGTTCTGTAAAAGGAAATTTTGACTCTATCAATGTATCAAACCTTAATAAAGGCGTGTATCTTTTTGTGATACAAACCGATAAAGGCAACAAAGCAGAAAAAATCATTGTTCAATAAACTAAAAAGACTTCCTATTCGGAAGTCTTCTTTTTTAAATTAAATCGGTAATTCACACCCAATTGGATCCAGCGGCTTGGCATGGGCACTGCTGCCACTTCTTTATACAAACTATTGAATAAATTGGTTGCTTGCGTATATACCTGAAATGAAGGAAATTCATACATCAATCGTAAATCTGAAACAATATAACCATTGTTTAATTCACGTTTTATATATCGGTTTTGAAACTGAATGCTTACCTCATCTATCGTATAATTGATTCCTGCTATTGCTTGATATTTTAAACTTTCAATGGTATATTTTGAAATGATTTCACTCGCAGAATCTTCTTTCTTCGGACTTAAATATTGATAACTTACGGAGTAACCTAATTTTTGATTGGTTGCAATCTGAATATCGTGATTGTATCGCACATTCAATCCACGCATGATTTGATTTCCTAAATTTTGTGGTTGGTAAGGAACATCGGTTGATATCCGAGTCCAATCGATAAAATCAGAAATATTTCGCTCAAAAACACTCGCAACAAAACGTCTATTGGCTTTGGTATAGTTCACCCCAACTTCATATTGCCAAGCTGCTTCGGGTTTTAAATCAGGATTTCCAATATTTCCCGGTCTTTGATTCACATACAAATCTGTAAACGACGGAATACGCTGACTACTGCCAATACTAGCCTGAACTTTCCAATCGTTATTCAACAAATAAGCTACATCGGCACCCGGATACCACTGAAAACCGTAATCGGTATTATAATTCCAGTAAGCACCTACATTCACTAATAATTTTTCGAAAAAAGTATTTTTATACTCGGCAAACCAACCATGATTTTTACGATCGTGCTCGCCAATGTTGGAACTATTTATGTCTTCTAATCGCAACTCATAACCTGCTCCAAAATCTCCAATATTTGTGGTATAAACTCCGTTCAATTCAAACATAAACGCATTGGAATAGTGCAAGGAACGGGCTTTGCTTAAATCGTTTCGGTAAAAACGGTAATCGTCTTCGTTGTAGCGGTTGCTAATGCGCGGTTTAATGGTTAAATTATCGGTAATTCTATGATTACTACCCACACTCAATAGTAAAGTCTGCACCACTTCATACGATTCCTTATCATGCGGTGCAGCGTAATATCCGTTGGCTCCAAATTCGTTATCCAAATAACCACTCATCCAGTTTACCGAATTATTATCGTTCAAGGCAACATTTCCCTGATACATGGTTTTTAGATTTTTAGCAGCCGTATTGTAACGTTGTCCGTTGGTTTCTTCCTTGGCAATACTTAGTAAATGATGTACTTTTCCGGTATTGATACCAGCTGTTGCCTGCAAACCACCACCTGCATAAATTCCGTTGCCATCTCCTTCTTCTTTGCTTTTAAACGAACTACCACCATAAGCATGCAGTTGCACAAAATCATTGGTTTGGGTTTTTGTAACGATATTCACCGCTCCGGTTAAGGCATTGATACCGTAAATTCTGGCCGCTGGTCCTTTTAATACTTCAATGCGTTCAATCGCATCCAAAGGAATAGGCAAATTCATAGAGTGGTGTGCCGTTTGTGCATCGCCCATTTTAACGCCGTTCCAAAGTACCATTGTTTGTTCGAACGATCCACCGTCGATACTGATATCTGCTTGTGAACCAAACGGACCGCGCTGACGAATATCCACTCCACTTACATAACTTAACACTTCATTTATCGATGAAACCGGCAGTTTTTTGATATCTTCTTTTGTTATAACCTGAATATTTCGGGTTGATTGTTGAAAAGGTATCTGCATGCGGTTTTCGTAAATAATCAGTTCATCTAATTCGTCAATAGTATCATTTGCAACTTGGGCTTTACCAATAAATGGAAAACTACAAAGTGCCAACAATAGGTATTTATTTTTCATTTGTATAGATTTAATAAAAAGTGGTGCAAAATTCGTAACTTGCCAGCCGACTGAAATAGTCCGGTAGAAACACAATGAATAGTCCGGTAGAAGAAATAATACAAAAAGCAGTATCAATAGATAGAAAAGCATCGGTTGCGGTTTATATACAAATTGCCCAACACATTATTAATGCAGTGCAGCGTGGTTATTTTTCGGTTGGAACTTTATTACCCGGAACCAGAAGTTTAAGTAGGTTACTAAAAATTCACCGTAATACAGCGGTTGCAGTTTATGACGAATTGGCTTCGCAAGGTTGGGTTGAAATTATTGCTAATAAGGGTACTTTTGTTTTAGAAAAAAAGCATTCACATCCCACAAATCAGCTGAAAGCATTTGTGCAAAGCAAACAATATCCATCAGCAACAGGATTTAGCTTTACGAAAAGTCCGCATGTAATTTCTCCGTATGAAAAAGCAAATACCACTTACACATTTAACGACGGACAAACAGATATTCGCCTGCATACCGATGGTTTATACAATCGCTGGTACAACACAGTGTTGAGGCGAACTACCCTTCATACCAAGTGGAATCGGTTTTTATTTGATAAAACTTCTTTTTTAGATGCGCAATTGAGTAACTATTTAAACCTTACTCGAAATTTACAAATTACACCAAAAAATGTGTTGGTAACGCGCAATACCGAAATGAGTTTGCATTTAATAGCACAACTTTTATTGCAACCAAACGACTTGGTTTTGGTAGGAAATTTAAGCAATTTTACTGCGAATATGGTCTTTAGTCAAGCAAAAGCTACAATAAAAACCATACCTGTTGATGCATCTGGAATTGATGTGGAATATATCCGACAAAATTTTACCAAAAACAGCATACGATTGCTTTATTGCACCCCTCAAAGACATTACCCAACCACAGTCAGCCTTACATCTGAAAGACGTACACAATTGCTGGCATTGGCAAACGAATATAAATTTGCCATTATTGAAGATGATTATGATTATGATTTTCAGTATGATGCGCTTGCAACACCGCCAATGGCAAGTGCCGATACCAACGGATTGATTATTTATTTGGGAAAAGTTGGTCAGGCGTTGTTTCCGGCTTTTGAAACCGGTTTTATCGTGGCGCCTGAAAATTTAACTACCGAAGTTAAAAATTATTACCGAATGATTGATCCGCAGGGAGATTTAATCAAAGAACAGATTTTGGCAGAAGTAATTTATGAGGGCGAAATGCATCGACAGGTAAAAAAGAAAATCTTGCTTTACAAAACGCGGCGCGATGCGATGTGCAATGCCTTAAAAAACACATTTGGCGATTTAATTAACTTTAACAAACCCAATGGCGGACTGGCTTTGTTTGTTCAATTCAAAAAGCCTATTTCGCTGGTAAAATTATCAGAACAAATTTCAAAATACAATGTTACCTTACCAAAACATCTGCTGTATCAAACCAAAAACATTTGCGGCATTCGCTTGGGATTTGGTCATTTGAATACCGAAGAAATCAAGCACACCATCGAAATGTTGCGAAAAGCGTATGATGATCTGGTAACTAGAAATGCATAGCAAAAATGCGGTAAAACCGAATTACTTCCCACTAAAAAAATAAAAAACTATAAAAAATAGCTTCATAAATCTTTTACATACTTCTAAATCATTATCTTTAGTAAAGAATTTAAAAAAAAATTTATGAGTTTATATGATCAAATTGCAACGGAAGGGTTGCGATTACCTTCAGAAATGGGCATTTTCGGAAGAAATAACCAAACCACACTTAGCTTTGAATACCTTCACAATCAACTAAAAAATACGAAAGATTTTGAGGTGGTTTCGTTTGAAGAAGAAACGGTGGAGAGTGATAATCCTGCCTTAAAAAAGCAATTTACACTAAACATTGTTTACAAACAACTGCCGTACGACATTAATTTGTTTGTGGTTGAAAGCAATGTTTTAGATTTAGACAATTACGCCCGCATTAATTATATCGATGAAAACGATGTGCAACTAGCAAAAAACGAATCGTTTTATTTAGAATCTTCTATGTATTTTTCCACCAATATTTTAGAAAGTTTTCATCTGCAACTAAAAGTGCTCACTGCTTTGGTTCCAAACCCTACTGTTTTGGTCGATTTCATGCCTGCTCGTTTGCTTTCAGGACAATGGGCAAAAGTTGCCTCGAAACTAATCACACCGCCTTCGCCCCATTATATTTACACCATTCACGGTGTGTATGATGAAATTGATGGCGAAAAAACATATTGGCTGCACACGCATGGCTTGCATCGCTGCGGTACGGTGGAACTGGAAATGATCGCTATTAAAAACGGAGTAAACGAGCTCAACGGTTTGTTAGACGCTATGGTTTCTAAGTTTATTTACGAACCCGCACCTGAAAACGAACCATTTAATATGGGATTTATTGGATATGATTTGAATTTTGTTTGGATGCGTTGGGAAGACGTTGTGACCAATTATCCGGCAGCAATACCAGGCGGTTTGCAAGAACGTACTCCGGAGGAAGGCAATTATGGACCATCGGGAGTGGTTTATTTGCACGAAAACAATGAGATTTACCCACCTGACGTTTTAACAGAAGATTTAAGAGAAAATCCGATTTATTTCATCAAAAACGAAGAAACCGAACGCATGTCTGCTTTGGCTTATGAACAATATCATTATTTTAAAAAAGCCTTTCAGCAACAATTTGGTCAGGAAAATTGGCGGTTTTTAATGAAACTGGGATTACCTATTGATGAAGGCGATGGCAACGAGCATTTGTGGTTTGATGTTACTGCTATTGATGAAGATGATACGCTGCAGGTAACTTTGCTCAACCAGCCGTACCAAATTGAAAAATACAATCAAAACGATGTATTAACGCTTCCCTTAAAACATTTAACCGATTGGGTGATTTATGCACCTGAGAAAAGCTTTACACCCGACAGTATTTACGAATTATTCACGTAGATCTTTCAAAACAATAAAAAATAAATGGAACTTACAGTAATTAAACAAGGGAATTTTAAAATTGCCAAGAATAAAAAATTCAAACTCTTAGACCCGAACGATGTATCAAAGGGAATAAAACTGGCTGTTCAACCTTTTTTAATTACCACCTTAAACGACTGTATATTGTTAGATGTCGGGTTGGATTTTTTAGAAGATAAACAACCCGCCATTTTAAAACAATTAGCAACGCATGGTGTGCATCCAGACAATATCACTAAAATTTTGATTTCTCATTTTCACAAAGACCATGTGGGCGGTTTGGGATATTTTAATACGGAAAATGAATGGGTTGCAAATTTTCCAAAAGCAACCATTTACTTAAACAAACAAGCTTTTGAACACGCCTTAGAACAAAAAACAAACCCTTCCTATGATCATGAAATGTTGCAACAACTACAAAAAATGTCTGCTATTTTTTGGATAGATACTGCTGAGGGTTGGCTCACTCCCGAAATTGGTTTTTTAGTGACCAATGCACACGATGTTTTTCATCAAGTTTTTTGGATAACCGACAAAACCACTACTTTTTTCTATGGCGCAGACGATTTGCCAACTACTGCTTATTTAAAGCGAGCTATTGCCTACAAAACAGATTACAACGGCGAAAAAGCAATGAAACTCCGTAAAATTTGGAAAGAAAAAGCCAAAGCCGAAAACTGGCACATTTTGTTGTACCATGATTTAAAAGATCCAGTGGTGCAATTCTAAATTGAGTTTCGTCAGTTCGAGTGTTTTTTGTGTAATGAAATGAA containing:
- a CDS encoding tetratricopeptide repeat protein, which codes for MKYNYILLLALIFLGCKKSISEADKKLAVELNNKAIDYRMNNDLEKAKEHLAKALEIDPTDFSVRHQLIGIYTEQDSLNKAFEILDKIPSEQKNTMNFYQTKGNLYDYSKQTNKAIENYKKALALTKLPANINNELELNDLVNYAMLETLSGKKEQAVNRLNKALKLDWLTENNREHLEFFRNEFEFYQGSGAGEFESEDEVYIKTTNTDSLISILKKYHVNVSGSISISGSSLKMIQQNYLFLKNI
- the nadE gene encoding NAD(+) synthase, which produces MEYKKLNSEKIVNHIVQWLKNYAETAKVKGFVVGISGGIDSALVSTLCAKTGLPTLCVEMPIHQAASQVSRGKEHIAFLKDLYPNVRDTVADLTPTFDLMSDNLPKTENQTLQNLTLANTRARLRMTTLYYFAGINGFLVAGTGNKVEDFGVGFFTKYGDGGVDLSPIADLMKSEVRTLAAYLGITQNIIKAKPTDGLFGDDRSDEDQLGANYDELEAAMHADAAGKTEADLTGRELEVFKIYKRLHTINQHKMNPIPVCEITDEVKF
- the gldB gene encoding gliding motility lipoprotein GldB, yielding MKNTFYLLFCSLFFVACEKENTVRDEILAIPVEAKIERFDQEFMQTTPESFDRLKQKYPYLLTASTPDSVWFKKKNDSLFGELYKETQDKFKDVSELQKELSLLFKHIKYYFPNENPGKVVTVLSEVDIMSRAIYADSIAVISLDTYLGKDHKFYVDFDSYTLGDFEPNRIVVDLAEHFAAQKIAAPQERTFISQMIYWGKIMYFKEQLLPEVNDALKMNYTPEQMQWIQANEAQVWKYFVESKYLYDNDVKLIARFIQRAPFSKFYLELDQESPGSVGVYIGWQIVRSYMKNNNVTLQELALKDAKTIFDESKYKPKK
- the gldC gene encoding gliding motility protein GldC, whose amino-acid sequence is MANNTSEIKINITVDENKVPEDIRWTANDGGIANEQAKAMLLSIWDSKVQETLRIDLWTKEMPVDEMKVFFHQTLVAMADTFERATDDKKMSDTMRDFCAYFAEKLELHKK
- the rpe gene encoding ribulose-phosphate 3-epimerase — protein: MRNTLIAPSVLAADFANLQRDVEMINNSAADWFHIDIMDGVFVPNISFGMPVLAAINKYAKKTIDVHLMIVDPDRYIETFKNLGADVLTVHYEACTHLHRSLQAIKAAGMKAGVAINPHTNVALLEDVINDIDLVCIMSVNPGFGGQSFIENTYKKVQQLKELIVKNNARTLIEIDGGVTDKNAADLVKAGADVLVAGSFVFNAQDPIATIENLKNITSI
- a CDS encoding T9SS type A sorting domain-containing protein; protein product: MKKFILTLLILVPFAIKAQVTLIPDQNFENYLVHWGYDSDGLINGQILTSDALTVTELDFINKSPNNISWIDLDGFNDFANLEILKVQYGATNISFANLSNLKNIYLDNCDLTSFDATPLSSLEELILECSSLDVPPREIRELDFSNSPNFNYLNVRELSYLERISLRNNQASSVSIILYGGADPNLCIEVDNPLDATNNLPPYNNWSITWDGVHDYTNFYFSDLCTLSLEKFVNENFKIYPNPATDYVAVEQKTTDGVHLQAVQILDSSGKLVRSVKGNFDSINVSNLNKGVYLFVIQTDKGNKAEKIIVQ
- a CDS encoding TonB-dependent receptor plug domain-containing protein; its protein translation is MKNKYLLLALCSFPFIGKAQVANDTIDELDELIIYENRMQIPFQQSTRNIQVITKEDIKKLPVSSINEVLSYVSGVDIRQRGPFGSQADISIDGGSFEQTMVLWNGVKMGDAQTAHHSMNLPIPLDAIERIEVLKGPAARIYGINALTGAVNIVTKTQTNDFVQLHAYGGSSFKSKEEGDGNGIYAGGGLQATAGINTGKVHHLLSIAKEETNGQRYNTAAKNLKTMYQGNVALNDNNSVNWMSGYLDNEFGANGYYAAPHDKESYEVVQTLLLSVGSNHRITDNLTIKPRISNRYNEDDYRFYRNDLSKARSLHYSNAFMFELNGVYTTNIGDFGAGYELRLEDINSSNIGEHDRKNHGWFAEYKNTFFEKLLVNVGAYWNYNTDYGFQWYPGADVAYLLNNDWKVQASIGSSQRIPSFTDLYVNQRPGNIGNPDLKPEAAWQYEVGVNYTKANRRFVASVFERNISDFIDWTRISTDVPYQPQNLGNQIMRGLNVRYNHDIQIATNQKLGYSVSYQYLSPKKEDSASEIISKYTIESLKYQAIAGINYTIDEVSIQFQNRYIKRELNNGYIVSDLRLMYEFPSFQVYTQATNLFNSLYKEVAAVPMPSRWIQLGVNYRFNLKKKTSE
- a CDS encoding aminotransferase-like domain-containing protein, yielding MNSPVEEIIQKAVSIDRKASVAVYIQIAQHIINAVQRGYFSVGTLLPGTRSLSRLLKIHRNTAVAVYDELASQGWVEIIANKGTFVLEKKHSHPTNQLKAFVQSKQYPSATGFSFTKSPHVISPYEKANTTYTFNDGQTDIRLHTDGLYNRWYNTVLRRTTLHTKWNRFLFDKTSFLDAQLSNYLNLTRNLQITPKNVLVTRNTEMSLHLIAQLLLQPNDLVLVGNLSNFTANMVFSQAKATIKTIPVDASGIDVEYIRQNFTKNSIRLLYCTPQRHYPTTVSLTSERRTQLLALANEYKFAIIEDDYDYDFQYDALATPPMASADTNGLIIYLGKVGQALFPAFETGFIVAPENLTTEVKNYYRMIDPQGDLIKEQILAEVIYEGEMHRQVKKKILLYKTRRDAMCNALKNTFGDLINFNKPNGGLALFVQFKKPISLVKLSEQISKYNVTLPKHLLYQTKNICGIRLGFGHLNTEEIKHTIEMLRKAYDDLVTRNA
- a CDS encoding DUF4026 domain-containing protein, translating into MSLYDQIATEGLRLPSEMGIFGRNNQTTLSFEYLHNQLKNTKDFEVVSFEEETVESDNPALKKQFTLNIVYKQLPYDINLFVVESNVLDLDNYARINYIDENDVQLAKNESFYLESSMYFSTNILESFHLQLKVLTALVPNPTVLVDFMPARLLSGQWAKVASKLITPPSPHYIYTIHGVYDEIDGEKTYWLHTHGLHRCGTVELEMIAIKNGVNELNGLLDAMVSKFIYEPAPENEPFNMGFIGYDLNFVWMRWEDVVTNYPAAIPGGLQERTPEEGNYGPSGVVYLHENNEIYPPDVLTEDLRENPIYFIKNEETERMSALAYEQYHYFKKAFQQQFGQENWRFLMKLGLPIDEGDGNEHLWFDVTAIDEDDTLQVTLLNQPYQIEKYNQNDVLTLPLKHLTDWVIYAPEKSFTPDSIYELFT
- a CDS encoding MBL fold metallo-hydrolase encodes the protein MELTVIKQGNFKIAKNKKFKLLDPNDVSKGIKLAVQPFLITTLNDCILLDVGLDFLEDKQPAILKQLATHGVHPDNITKILISHFHKDHVGGLGYFNTENEWVANFPKATIYLNKQAFEHALEQKTNPSYDHEMLQQLQKMSAIFWIDTAEGWLTPEIGFLVTNAHDVFHQVFWITDKTTTFFYGADDLPTTAYLKRAIAYKTDYNGEKAMKLRKIWKEKAKAENWHILLYHDLKDPVVQF